The Lineus longissimus chromosome 2, tnLinLong1.2, whole genome shotgun sequence genome window below encodes:
- the LOC135483212 gene encoding uncharacterized protein LOC135483212, with protein MTWNVLLAVLALVGGAFSFDSLEGTIKYVFHPGGGQKLITLPPGGLPGTRIALTVKHLSLAPGESFKIFDGQCNDSPVLTSQVWSKEALYREVIGTTFESKGNVACVQFRAGSIPGAVEVYYKAIQSRG; from the exons ATGACGTGGAACGTTCTCCTTGCGGTCCTTGCATTAGTGGGTGGAGCCTTCTCTTTCG ATTCACTGGAAGGCACCATAAAATATGTTTTCCATCCTGGCGGTGGCCAGAAACTTATCACTCTTCCTCCTGGAGGACTGCCTGGTACTAGGATAGCCCTAACGGTCAAACATCTGAGCCTAGCACCAGGAGAATCATTTAAAATCTTCGATGGCCAGTGCAATGATTCACCAGTGTTGACTTCCCAAGTCTGGTCTAAGGAGGCCCTGTACAGAGAAGTAATAGGAACCACTTTCGAGTCCAAAGGAAACGTCGCGTGCGTCCAATTTAGAGCCGGGAGTATACCAGGTGCTGTTGAAGTTTACTACAAAG CAATACAATCCAGAGGCTGA